One window of Rissa tridactyla isolate bRisTri1 chromosome 12, bRisTri1.patW.cur.20221130, whole genome shotgun sequence genomic DNA carries:
- the SAMD10 gene encoding sterile alpha motif domain-containing protein 10 isoform X1, with amino-acid sequence MSCGQSKDMEATAAHFSFCRSLLEHTVSAENLSYRLQRNPGSSLTWHDGRSQRTDGGRTVKLLRQPGTEGSQGRACDHYGIYHTSPTLGSLAKPVVLWTQQDVCKWLKKHCPHNYLVYVEAFSHHAITGRALLRLNGEKLQRMGIAHEAQRQEVLQQVLQLQVREEVRNLQLLSQDCTNTVNRAPLGWAVHRRYET; translated from the exons ATGAGCTGCGGCCAGTCCAAGGACATGGAAG CCACCGCCGCTCACTTCAGCTTCTGCCGCAGCCTCCTGGAGCACACGGTCTCGGCTGAGAACCTCAGCTACCGCCTGCAGAGGAACCCGGGCAGCAGCCTCACCTGGCACGACGGCCGGAGCCAGCGGACCGACGGCGGCCGGACGGTCAAGCTCCTGCGGCAGCCGGGCACCGAGGGCTCGCAG GGCCGTGCCTGTGACCACTATGGCATCTACCACACCAGCCCCACGCTGGGCAGCCTGGCCAAGCCGGTGGTGCTCTGGACCCAGCAGGATGTGTGCAAATGGCTGAAGAAGCACTGCCCGCACAACTATCTCGTCTACGTCGAGGCGTTCTCCCACCACGCCATCACAG GTCGGGCGCTGCTGCGGCTGAACGGGGAGAAGCTGCAGCGCATGGGCATCGCTCACGAGGCGCAGCGGCAGGAGGTCCTGCAGCaggtcctgcagctccaggtgcGCGAGGAGGTCCGAAACCTGCAGCTGCTCAGCCAAG ATTGTACCAACACTGTGAACCGAGCACCTCTGGGATGGGCTGTGCACCGCCGGTACGAGACCTGA
- the SAMD10 gene encoding sterile alpha motif domain-containing protein 10 isoform X2: MSCGQSKDMEATAAHFSFCRSLLEHTVSAENLSYRLQRNPGSSLTWHDGRSQRTDGGRTVKLLRQPGTEGSQGRACDHYGIYHTSPTLGSLAKPVVLWTQQDVCKWLKKHCPHNYLVYVEAFSHHAITGRALLRLNGEKLQRMGIAHEAQRQEVLQQVLQLQVREEVRNLQLLSQASFGNVS; encoded by the exons ATGAGCTGCGGCCAGTCCAAGGACATGGAAG CCACCGCCGCTCACTTCAGCTTCTGCCGCAGCCTCCTGGAGCACACGGTCTCGGCTGAGAACCTCAGCTACCGCCTGCAGAGGAACCCGGGCAGCAGCCTCACCTGGCACGACGGCCGGAGCCAGCGGACCGACGGCGGCCGGACGGTCAAGCTCCTGCGGCAGCCGGGCACCGAGGGCTCGCAG GGCCGTGCCTGTGACCACTATGGCATCTACCACACCAGCCCCACGCTGGGCAGCCTGGCCAAGCCGGTGGTGCTCTGGACCCAGCAGGATGTGTGCAAATGGCTGAAGAAGCACTGCCCGCACAACTATCTCGTCTACGTCGAGGCGTTCTCCCACCACGCCATCACAG GTCGGGCGCTGCTGCGGCTGAACGGGGAGAAGCTGCAGCGCATGGGCATCGCTCACGAGGCGCAGCGGCAGGAGGTCCTGCAGCaggtcctgcagctccaggtgcGCGAGGAGGTCCGAAACCTGCAGCTGCTCAGCCAAG CTTCTTTTGGAAATGTCTCCTAG
- the SAMD10 gene encoding sterile alpha motif domain-containing protein 10 isoform X3: MSCGQSKDMEATAAHFSFCRSLLEHTVSAENLSYRLQRNPGSSLTWHDGRSQRTDGGRTVKLLRQPGTEGSQGRACDHYGIYHTSPTLGSLAKPVVLWTQQDVCKWLKKHCPHNYLVYVEAFSHHAITGRALLRLNGEKLQRMGIAHEAQRQEVLQQVLQLQLLLEMSPS; this comes from the exons ATGAGCTGCGGCCAGTCCAAGGACATGGAAG CCACCGCCGCTCACTTCAGCTTCTGCCGCAGCCTCCTGGAGCACACGGTCTCGGCTGAGAACCTCAGCTACCGCCTGCAGAGGAACCCGGGCAGCAGCCTCACCTGGCACGACGGCCGGAGCCAGCGGACCGACGGCGGCCGGACGGTCAAGCTCCTGCGGCAGCCGGGCACCGAGGGCTCGCAG GGCCGTGCCTGTGACCACTATGGCATCTACCACACCAGCCCCACGCTGGGCAGCCTGGCCAAGCCGGTGGTGCTCTGGACCCAGCAGGATGTGTGCAAATGGCTGAAGAAGCACTGCCCGCACAACTATCTCGTCTACGTCGAGGCGTTCTCCCACCACGCCATCACAG GTCGGGCGCTGCTGCGGCTGAACGGGGAGAAGCTGCAGCGCATGGGCATCGCTCACGAGGCGCAGCGGCAGGAGGTCCTGCAGCaggtcctgcagctccag CTTCTTTTGGAAATGTCTCCTAGCTGA